A stretch of DNA from Candidatus Flexicrinis affinis:
GTGACCTTCGAGGTCGGAAGCAGCAAGATCGATGCTGGCGCGGGCGATTACGTGTTTGGTCCGCGTGGGTGCCCGCACCGCTACACGGTCGGCGAGGCTGGCTGCCGTATGCTGTTCATTGTTACCCCCGGCGGCTTCGAGAAGTTGATCGTGGACATGAGCGAACCCGCTGGTCGTCGTACGCTTCCACCGCCGTCCGACGAAATGCCGGATTTCGAAAAGATTGCGGCGATTGCAGCCAGCTATGGAATCGAGCTGCTCGGCTAGTCCCCGGCGGCCTCGGCAGCGACCGGTGCGCCGGTGCGTTCGACCTCGCGTGACGTGAGGGCCATGCCGGCGCGGCCGATCTTCGCGCTCAGCCACAGCTTGGCGCGGCGTTTGAGCAACGCCGCCGGTCTTCGCCGCCCGGCTGAAACGCGACCTCGCTGACCATCCAGCGCGGGCAGTCGGTAGAAGCGCCGGCAGCGCGCCCGCCAATGGTCAGGTCGCGGTCACTGCGCGCGTCCCACGGCTTGTCGCTCAGGATGCGCTCCTCGACTTTCGCGTAGAACGGCGTGCCCTTGATCGGGTAGGCCACGGTCGTCAGGAAGATGTCGGGATTGGCCTCCTTGAGATGGGCGACCGTCTGCGATGTCCGCGACCGTCTCGCCCTCGTAGCCGAGCATGATGAACATGCCGGCCTCGATGCCGTACTTCTGCAGCAGGTGGGTCTTGGCCGCGCACGTCAGCGACCTCGACCTTGCGCCCATCG
This window harbors:
- a CDS encoding quercetin 2,3-dioxygenase, giving the protein MQISNRVNKAEPKFVPSDEGEARWWMGSLAVIKASGADTGGQMAIIEITEPPGAEAPLHVHQREDEAFWILEGTVTFEVGSSKIDAGAGDYVFGPRGCPHRYTVGEAGCRMLFIVTPGGFEKLIVDMSEPAGRRTLPPPSDEMPDFEKIAAIAASYGIELLG